The sequence ACTCGAAGTAGGTGGCCTAAACGACGCAATATAAAGCGTCGTTGACCCTGTATAAATTGTAACCACGGCAAAATAGTCGCACAGGTTCAGCGCCTTGGCTGCAAAATAGTAAGGTCTGACAAAAAAAGCAAACGCGTCAGGCGCGCTGAAGTGCGCACGTCCGCTTCGGGGTCGTTTGCGGAACATCACCCGCACCCTTCCCGAGTGCTCACCGCCGTATCCCCCACACCCTTCCCGCCCAATCAAGACGAGCGCCCTGCGACGCACGGCAAGGACGGGGTTTCGCGAGGACTGTCGAGCTTCTCCGGTGGCGCCACGCGCGATGCTCTACCCGCGTTGACGGGCGGTCGATCGCGTCGAGCGGGTGCGCGAGTTCGCAGCGCCGTCCTTGTCGGGCGTCGCAGGGTTCCGATGCCGCAGCGGCAGCGCAGGCAGCGGCGCGAGGAGGGCGGGAAGGGTGTGGGGGATGCGGCGCACGGTGTGGTGATCATGCGGATTGTTGGAGCGGTGCGTTACGTCGTTGGGCGGCGGAGTAGGCCGTCCTTCGACTTCGCCGACGCTACGTGACGGCGGTGCGCTGGCGCGCACCCTACGAGGTCAAAGGCCAGGCGCATATCAATTGCGTATGACCCGCGCACGATTATGTATTTGACGCATGCGCGAGCGCTTGCGTAGATTCGTCGCGAGCTTTTTTTCCGGAACAGCCCATCATGCGCAGCATCGTCCCCGTTCTCGTCTTCGCGGCCGCGTCCGCAGTCAGCTTCGACGCCGCATCGCAGGCCTATCCCGCCCGACCCGTTCGCTTCATCGTGCCGTATGCCCCGGGTGGCTCGGTCGACACCGTCGCGCGCACGCTCGGCGACAAGCTCGGCGAGTACTGGGGCCAGACCGTGGTGGTCGACAACCGTCCCGGAGGCGCCGCGAACATCGGCACCGACCTCGCGGCCCGCTCGCCCGCAGACGGCTACACGCTGCTCCTCGGCACGACCGCCAACGGCGTGAACCTGCACATCCTCGACAAGATGCCGCACAACTTCATCCGCGACTTTGCACCCATCTCGCTGCTCGACACGTTCTACAACGTGCTCGTGGTGAACCCGGCATTCCAGGCGAAGTCGGTGAAGGAGCTGATCGCGCTGGCGAAGCAGAAGCCGGGTGAGCTCACCTACGGGTCGTCGGGCGTGGGCAGCTCGAATCACTTTTCGGGCGTGCTGTTCGAGGTGCTCGCGGGCATCCAGATGCAGCACGTTCCCTACAAGGCCGCGCCGGTCGCGCTGACCGACCTGCTCGCCGGGCGCATCGACACGTACTTCCCGGGTCTGGTGAGCTCGCTGCCGCACATCGAGTCGGGCAAGCTGCGCGCGCTCGGCGTCACCGGCCGCAAGCGCTCGGTGTCGGCGCCCAACGTGCCGACGATCGCGGAAGCGGGGCTGAAGGGCTACGAGCTCGAGCCGTGGCACGGCCTGCTCGCGCCCACCGGCACGCCGCGCCCCGTCATCGACAAGGTTCACGCCGACGTCGTGAAGGCGCTCAAGGTGCCGGCGGTGCGGCAGAAGCTGATGGGTGCGGGCATCGACAACATCATCGGCAGCACGCCCGCGGAGCTCGCGACGTTCATCCGCGCCGAGACCGAGAAATACGGCAAGCTCGTCAAGGCGGCGGGAATGAAGAAGGAATGAACGTCAATCGCCTCGAGCGCGACGTGAGCCACGCCAACCTCGGCGCGCTCGTCGACGATGCCGCCGCGCGCTATGGCGAAGCGCCGCTGTGGGAGTCGATCGACGACGGCTCGACGCTCTCGTTCGCGGCGTTCGCCGAGCAGACCGTGCGCTGTGCGCACGGCTTGCGCGCGCTCGGCGTCGAGCCTGGCTCTCACGTCGCGGTGATGCTGCCCAACGTGTCCGCCTACGTGATCACGTGGATCGCGCTGGCGCGGCTCGGCGCGGTGATGGTCCCGGTCAACACGCGCAGCACCAGCCGCGAGCTCGAGTACGTGCTGCGCGACAGCGACTCGAGATTCCTCGTGATCGACGCCGCGTATCGCGAAGCCCTGGACGGCATCGAGAATCGCGACAGTGTCATCGCGCCGACGCGCGTGGTCGTCCACCGCGAGGGCGGGCCGTGGAGCGCGATGGTGGCGGCGGCTTCGTCGGATGCGGGCGGACTGCCGGCGCCGACGCCCGAGACGCTGATGAGCATCCAGTACACCTCGGGCAGCACCGGTTTCCCCAAAGGCTGCATGCTCACTCAGGACTACTGGATCGTGCTGGGTTACGTGCGTGCGCACCAGGGACCGCGGCCGTCGCGCCTCCTCATCGACAAGCCGCTCACGTACATGGGCGGCAAATGGCGCTTCCTGATGTGCCTCTATCTCGGCTGCACCGCGTGCGTCGCGCAGCGCTTCAGCCTGTCCGGGCTGCAGCAGCGGCTGGTCGATCATCGCATCGACTTCTTCGCGGCGACCGACGCGGTGGCGAAGCTGCCGGAGCATCCCGGGGTGGCCGATCTCGACATCGCGTGGATCTCCATCGCGGGGCTCAGCAAGGCGCTGCACGCGCCGCTGGAGAAGAAGTTCGGCGCGCCGGTGCGCGAGCTCTACGGCCTCACCGAGACCGGCTCGACGCTGTACATGCCGACCGATGCGACGCACATGGTCGGCTCGGGATCGTGCGGGCTGCCCGCGCCGTATCGTCAGTGCCGCATCGTCGATCCCGAAAGCGGGTCGGACGTGGCCGTCGGCGAGACCGGCGAGCTGTGGGTGAGCGGCCGCGGCATCCTGAAGGGCTACTACAACAAACCCGACGCGACGCGCGAAGCGTTCAGCGGCGAGTGGTTCAGGACCGGCGACCTCTTCAGGCAGGACGCCGAGGGCTACTACTACATCCAGGGCCGCATCAAGGATTCGATCCGCCGCAGCGGCGAGAACATCTCGGCGCGTGAAGTGGAATCGGTCGCGGCCGGCATTCCCGGCGTGCTCGAAGCCGCCGCGGTCGCGGCGCCGGACGAGCTGCGCGGGCAGGAAGTGAAGCTTTGCCTCGTGCTCCAGCCCGGCGCGGAGGTGACGCCGGAGCAGGTGATCGCGCACTGCAGCGAGCGTCTCGCGGCGTTCAAGGTGCCGCGCTACGTCGAGTACTACGACGAGTTTCCGCGCACGAGCTCCAACAAGATCGCGAAGCAGGCGCTGTCCGCCGCGGCGCGGCCGGGCAGGGTCTACGACCGCACCACGGCGAAGTGGCTCTGACGATGCTCTCCAGAGACGTCGGCATCATCGGTTACGGCAGCGCGGCGTACCACAAGAAGCCGCAGCGCACGATGTTCGGCTATATCGGCGAGGCGGCGCGCAATGCCGTCGCCAAC is a genomic window of Burkholderiales bacterium containing:
- a CDS encoding tripartite tricarboxylate transporter substrate binding protein; translation: MRSIVPVLVFAAASAVSFDAASQAYPARPVRFIVPYAPGGSVDTVARTLGDKLGEYWGQTVVVDNRPGGAANIGTDLAARSPADGYTLLLGTTANGVNLHILDKMPHNFIRDFAPISLLDTFYNVLVVNPAFQAKSVKELIALAKQKPGELTYGSSGVGSSNHFSGVLFEVLAGIQMQHVPYKAAPVALTDLLAGRIDTYFPGLVSSLPHIESGKLRALGVTGRKRSVSAPNVPTIAEAGLKGYELEPWHGLLAPTGTPRPVIDKVHADVVKALKVPAVRQKLMGAGIDNIIGSTPAELATFIRAETEKYGKLVKAAGMKKE
- a CDS encoding class I adenylate-forming enzyme family protein — translated: MNVNRLERDVSHANLGALVDDAAARYGEAPLWESIDDGSTLSFAAFAEQTVRCAHGLRALGVEPGSHVAVMLPNVSAYVITWIALARLGAVMVPVNTRSTSRELEYVLRDSDSRFLVIDAAYREALDGIENRDSVIAPTRVVVHREGGPWSAMVAAASSDAGGLPAPTPETLMSIQYTSGSTGFPKGCMLTQDYWIVLGYVRAHQGPRPSRLLIDKPLTYMGGKWRFLMCLYLGCTACVAQRFSLSGLQQRLVDHRIDFFAATDAVAKLPEHPGVADLDIAWISIAGLSKALHAPLEKKFGAPVRELYGLTETGSTLYMPTDATHMVGSGSCGLPAPYRQCRIVDPESGSDVAVGETGELWVSGRGILKGYYNKPDATREAFSGEWFRTGDLFRQDAEGYYYIQGRIKDSIRRSGENISAREVESVAAGIPGVLEAAAVAAPDELRGQEVKLCLVLQPGAEVTPEQVIAHCSERLAAFKVPRYVEYYDEFPRTSSNKIAKQALSAAARPGRVYDRTTAKWL